TTGTGGGATTAAATCTTTGCCCCTTTGCCAAGCGTGAATTAGCGAGAAATCGAGTACGTTTTACTGTGTCAGACGCGATAACTGAAGAACATTTATTGCAGGACTTGCAGAATGAGTTGCAGTTGTTGGAGGCCGATACCGACATTGAAACAACCTTGTTAATTCATCCTCAAGTGTTACTGGATTTTTATGACTACAATCAATTTCTGGATTATAGCGATGGTTTGCTGAAACAAATGGACTTGGTAGATGTTTACCAAGTTGCCAGTTTTCATCCGCACTATCAGTTTTTCGGAACCCAGCCCGATGATGTAGAGAACTATACTAATAAGAGTCCTTACCCTCTCTTGCACTTGCTTCGGCAAGATAGTCTGGCACAGGTCATTGCCAACTACCCGGATTCTGATCAAATTCCAGAGCGGAATATAGCGCAGTTAAAAGGCTTGGGTCTGGATAAGGTGCAGGCTTTATTTCAGGTCTCAGTTGATACTGTAGAAGAATAATAAAAATGACATAAATGATCTGTAGGGGGCATGTTGCGCAACAATTATTTGGTTTGCTCTGTACTCTAATGGCTTGTACTATTGCGAGTGATGCAGTTATTAATCCAACCACTTAAAGGGGAAAGTATATGAGTATTTTTAGTTCTATTTTAGCTAAAATTGGTTTTGGTGATGATAAAAAAGAAAAGAGTATTGCCAGTGTAATGAAGGTGGCTGCGACTGCGGTACCAGCGACTACAGCAGAGGTCGCGCCAGCAGTAGAGGCTGTAGTGCCTGTAGCGATGAACTCGGTAGATGTTGTTGCCAAACTGGAAGGCTTGGCCAGTGAGAGCTCACAACAGCTCAATTGGAAAACTTCTATTGTCGATTTGCTAAAATTATTGGGTCTGGACAGCAGCTTTGGTGTGCGTAAAGAATTGGCGGTTGAGTTAGGTTGCCCCGATGACAAAATGGCGGATTCAGCACAAATGAATATGTGGTTGCATAAGACAGTGTTACAAAAGTTGGCAGATAATGGTGGTAATATCCCGGCAGATTTACTGAGCTAATTTTTTAATCTTTTAACGACTTTACAGCGCAGGCTGCCTTGGTGTAGCCGCGCATCGATTTCATTGCCTGGTTCCACCATCGCAGCATTGGCTATCACCTCATTTGAATTAGCTTGTGTCACGATGGCATAGCCGCGACTTAGCGTGGCAAGCGGGCTGACGGTGTTAAGGTTATGGCTGGCATGTTGCAAACGTTGCTTGGCTGATTTGAATTGTTGTTGGTAAGCTAGATGAAGGCGCGAGTGTAACGACTGCTGTTGTGTGCGCCAATGTGGTAGGCGGTAGATTGGGTTTTGTTGCATTATGCGCTTGCTTAGCGCAATCATACGTTCGTTAAAATAACGTTGCGTGTGTCGCTGAGAGCTAACCAAACGTTGTTTGATCTCGACTAGGCGCTGTTGCTGTAAGCGTAACCATTGTCCTGGGTGACGCTGTGCTAAACGTCTTTCGAGCCAGTCTAATTGTTGCTGCTGTGTTTGCAGCAAGCCTTTCATTAAGCTGAGCAAGTTTTGTTGTGCAAGTTTTAACTGCTGTGATAATACGTTCTGGTCAGGTGTGATGAGTTCCGCTGCAGCTGATGGCGTTGGTGCCCGTTCATCAGCAACAAAGTCGGCAATAGTAAAATCGACCTCGTGACCGACACCGCTAATCAACGGAATATGACAGTCAAATATTGCCCGTGCCACCACTTCTTCATTAAAGGCCCAGAGGTCTTCGAGCGAGCCACCACCGCGACTGACAATAAGCACATCACATTCGTCGCGCTGTCCGGCGACTTGAATGGCGTGCGCGATTTT
This Gammaproteobacteria bacterium DNA region includes the following protein-coding sequences:
- a CDS encoding DUF1415 domain-containing protein; protein product: MEHDKIIITVRHWLEALVVGLNLCPFAKRELARNRVRFTVSDAITEEHLLQDLQNELQLLEADTDIETTLLIHPQVLLDFYDYNQFLDYSDGLLKQMDLVDVYQVASFHPHYQFFGTQPDDVENYTNKSPYPLLHLLRQDSLAQVIANYPDSDQIPERNIAQLKGLGLDKVQALFQVSVDTVEE
- a CDS encoding DUF3597 domain-containing protein gives rise to the protein MSIFSSILAKIGFGDDKKEKSIASVMKVAATAVPATTAEVAPAVEAVVPVAMNSVDVVAKLEGLASESSQQLNWKTSIVDLLKLLGLDSSFGVRKELAVELGCPDDKMADSAQMNMWLHKTVLQKLADNGGNIPADLLS
- a CDS encoding exodeoxyribonuclease VII large subunit; amino-acid sequence: MDKFDFDNDSADKPFAEAVYSVSQLNGEAKALLESNFPSIWVEGEISNLARPSSGHLYFSLKDDRAQVRCAMFRGNNRHLRFSPEHGMLVKVGARVSLYPGRGDFQLIVDSMEEAGAGALQQAYERLKQRLYDEGLFADEHKQAWPQIPRQIGVITSPTGAALRDILSVLKRRFPLTSVIVYPTPVQGEGSGAKIAHAIQVAGQRDECDVLIVSRGGGSLEDLWAFNEEVVARAIFDCHIPLISGVGHEVDFTIADFVADERAPTPSAAAELITPDQNVLSQQLKLAQQNLLSLMKGLLQTQQQQLDWLERRLAQRHPGQWLRLQQQRLVEIKQRLVSSQRHTQRYFNERMIALSKRIMQQNPIYRLPHWRTQQQSLHSRLHLAYQQQFKSAKQRLQHASHNLNTVSPLATLSRGYAIVTQANSNEVIANAAMVEPGNEIDARLHQGSLRCKVVKRLKN